GCATCGCCGCTCTGGCGCCGGTGGGGGACCTGTTCGAGTCCATGGTCAAGCGCGACCTCGAGATCAAGGACACGGGTCGCGCCTTCGGGCCTCACGGCGGTCTGCTGGACCGGCTGGACGCCGTCCTGTTCACGATCGTGGCGGGCTACTACCTGGCGATGGCGCTCGTTTACTGAGCGCCTCGCGCCCGAGCTCCAGGCTGGGGCGCCCGACCGAGTGCTGGCGACGGTCGTGAAACGGGCCTTAAGTGGCCCAAACCATCCTCCCTACACTGCCTCGGGATGAAGAAGGTCGTGATCCTCGGAGCCACCGGCTCGATCGGGGAGCAGGCGCTGGAGGTCGTCTCCAGGTCGGATGAGCTCGCCGTCGCCGGGCTGGCGGCCGCCTCCAACTGGCAGCGGCTCGTCGAGCAGGCTGGGGATCATGGCGTGCCCGCTGTCGCTCTCGCCGAGCCGGACGCAGCCCTGCAGGCCGAGGGGGCGTGGAAGGGCCGCGTCCTCGTGGGCGAGGCGGGGGTCCGCGAGCTGATCGTGACCGCCGAGGCCGACTTGGTCTTGAACGGGATGGTCGGTTCGGCCGGCCTCGGCCCGACCATCGTCGCGCTCAGCGAGGGGGTCGACGTCGCCCTCGCCAACAAGGAGAGCCTGGTGGTGGGGGGTGAGCTGGTGACGGCGCTGGCCGAGGCCACCGACGCGCGGATCATCCCGGTCGACTCCGAGCACTCGGCGCTGTTCCAGCTGGTGAACGCTGAGCCACCCGGCCACGTCGAGCGCCTGGTCCTGACCGCTTCGGGGGGTCCGCTGCGCGGGCGCAGCAACCTGTCCGACGTGACGCCGGAGGAGGCGCTCGCCCACCCCACCTGGCAGATGGGGGGGAGGATCACGATCGACTCGGCCACGCTGATCAACAAGGGATTCGAGCTGATCGAGGCGCACCATCTGTTCGGGCTCGGCTACGAGCGGATGGAGGTCGCGGTCCACCCACAGTCGATCGTCCACGCCCTGGTCCACCTCAACGACGGCGCATCGTTCGCGCATCTCGGCCTTCCGGACATGCGGGTGCCGATCTCCTACGCGCTGCACTATCCGGAGCGCCCAGACGTCGACGTTCCCACCCTCGACCTTGCCGCGGTGGGCGAGCTGACCTTCGAGAAGCCCGACCTGGAGACGTTCCCCTGCCTGCGCCTGGCGCGCGAGGCCGGCGAAGCGGGGGGGACCGCTCCCTGCATCCTCAACGCCGCCGACGAGGTGGCCGTGGAGGCATTCCTCGAGGGCAGGGTCCCCTTCACGATGATCGCCGAGGTGGTGGAGCGCACGCTCGAGGCCCTGCCGGCGACCACGCCCGGACACTTCGAGGATCTCTACGGGGCCGATGCCGCCGCTCGCGACCATGCCCAGGCCCTGATCGACGGCGCAGGAGTGTTGTGAGCGCGAGGCAGTACAAGGGGAGGGTCAGGCGGGGAGAATTGACGTTGGGCCGAGCGCGAACGAAATTGTTCCTATGAGCTACGTGCTGGCCGCCGCCGGCTTTGCGGCGCTGATCATCCTGCACGAGCTTGGACACTTCACGGCCGCCAAGGCCGTGGGGATGCGGGTGGAGCGCTTCTACCTGTTCTTTCCGCCCGCGATCGCGAAGGTCCGGCGCGGAGAGACCGAATACGGGATCGGCGCCATCCCGCTCGGCGGCTTCGTGAAGATCAGCGGCATGAACCCGGATGAGGAACTGCCGCCGGAGGTCGCCCACCGTGCCTACTACCGCCAGCCGGTCTGGAAGCGGATCGTCACGATCGCCGCCGGTCCCGCGGTGAACCTGCTGATTGCCTTCGTGTTGCTGTTCGGGCTGGCCTTCGGCGCTCAGCAGGTGAACGACACGGTCGGGGGTGTGGAAGCCGGGCTGCCGGCGGCGGCGCACCTTCAACCAGGCGACCGCATCCTGGCGGTGGACGGCAAGAGCTTTCCCGACGCCTCCGCGAACCAACGTGTCGATCGGTACGCCCGGCTGATCTCTGATCACAAGTGCCCAGGCGAGCCCAGCAACGGCTGCCGGGCCAAGACCCCGGTGAAGCTGACGATCGAGCGAGACGGCCGGACCCGCACCCTGGCCATCAAGCCGGAGTACGACTCCGCGAACAAGCGAACGCGGATCGGTTTCTCGTTTGGCTCGCGGCCGGTCGACCCCGATGTGCTGGAGGCGGCCGGCGACTCAGCGCGCTTCATGTGGGAGGTGACCAGCCAGACGGTCGGGGTGATCGCTCGCCTCTTCGACCCGCAGGAGCGAAAGCAACTCTCGGGCGTGGTGGGGGGCTACGAGGTCACGCGCCAGGCGATCGGGTTCGGAGCGCGTGAGGCGCTGACGCTGATCGCCGTGGTCAGCCTCTCGCTTGGCATCATCAACCTGTTCCCGTTTCTGCCTCTGGACGGCGGCCATATCTTCTGGAGCCTGGTGGAGAAGGTCCGTGGGCGTCCCGTCTCGTTCAGCGTCATGGAGCGCGCGGGGGCAATCGGATTTCTGCTCGTGATGCTCCTGTTCGCGGTCGGCCTCTCGAATGACATCGGCAGGCTGACCGGCGAGGGGTTCAACGTCCGCTGAGGGGCGAGCGCTGGGTTTCGGGATACGCTTTAGGCAGGCATGGGAGTGGAGACAGTCGTGAGGAGCACCGAGCGGCCCGCCGGGTTGGACTCCCGGACGGCATGTGAGGCGTTCCAGGCAACCGCGGCGGCGCATCCCGACAGGCCTGCGATCCGCACCAGGGGCGACGAGTTCACGTGCACCTGGGGGGAGTACGCCGCCCGGGTAGAGGCGATCGCCACCGGGCTTGCCGCACGCGGCGTGCGCCGGGGCGACTCGGTCGCCCTGATGCTCGTCAACCGGCCCGAGTTCCATTTCGCCGACGCCGCGGTGATGCATCTCGGGGCGACCCCGTTCTCGATCTACAACACGTACACGGAGGAGCAGATCGCCCACCTGGTTCGCGACTCCGCAAGCCGCGTCGTGATCACCGAGCAGGCGCACGCAGGGAAGATCCTGGCCGCACGCGATGCGATCGACGGCCTCGAGGAAGTGGTCCTGGTGGACGGCGAGCCCCCGGACGGGGCGATTTCGCTGGACCAGCTTGCCCGGGAGGAGGTGGGCGGCTTCGACTTCGAGGCCACCTGGCGGGCGGTGCAGCCGACCGACGTGCTCACGCTGATCTACACATCCGGGACCACCGGCCCGCCCAAGGGAGTCCAGATAACCCACGCCAACATCTGCGAGACCGTTCGCTCCTACGACGAGTTGATCCAGTTCCCGGACGGAGGAAGGATCGTCTCGTACCTGCCTATGGCGCATGTCGCCGAACGCAACGTCAGCCACTACCTGCCGATGCTGTGCGGGTTCACCATCACCTGCTGTCCCGACCCCCGCGCGGTGATGGAGTACATGCCCGAGGTGCGACCCACCTGGTTCTTTGCGGTGCCGCGGATCTGGGAGAAGCTGAAGGCCGGGCTCGAGCAGATGCTCGCGGCGGCTCCGGAGAAGGAGCGTTTGGTCACCCAGGAGGCCCTTGGGGCGGCGCTCGAGAAGGTGCGGTTGGAGCAGCGGGGGGAGGAGGTCCCGGACGACCTCGCGAGCCGAGTGTCCAAGGCCGACGAGTTGATCTTCTCGAAGCTTCGCACCCACTTGGGCCTCGACCAGGTGGAGGCCTGCAACGTCGGTGCCGCGCCCACCCCGCCGGAAGTGATCGAGTTCTTCCACGCTCTCGGCATCCCACTCTCGGAGCTCTGGGGGATGTCCGAGACCACCGGCGCCGGGACCTGCAATCCCCCAGAGCGGATCAAGATCGGCACCATCGGGCCGCCCGCGCCCGGCGTGGAGGTGAAGCTCGCCGAGGACGGCGAGATCATGATCAAGGGACCGGTGGTGATGAAGGGCTACCGGAATCTGCCCGAGAAGACCGCCGAGGCCTTCACGGATGACGGCTTCCTGCTCACCGGCGACATCGGCGAGTTCGACCAGGAGGGCTACCTGCGGATCGTCGATCGCAAGAAGGAGCTGATCATCACCGCCGCCGGCAAGAACCTCTCGCCGGCGAACATCGAGGCACGCCTGAAACAGGTGCCGCTGGTCAGCCAGGCGGTTGCGATCGGCGACGGCCGTAAGTACATCAGCGCCCTGCTGACCCTCGATGCCGAGGCTGCGGGTGCATGGGCGCGGGAGCACGGGGTCGACCCCGAACCCGCCGCGCTGGCCTCGAGCGACGAGCTGGTGGCGGAGGTGCAGCGCGGCGTGGACGTCGCCAATGGGGAGCTGGCGCGGGTCGAGCAGGTGAAGCGGTTCGTGATCCTTCCCGCCGACTGGGAGCCGGGCGGCGATGAGCTGACGCCCACCATGAAGCTGAAGCGCAAGCCGATCACCGAGAAGTACACGAGCCAGATCGAGTCGCTCTACGACGCCTGAGTGGCGCCGCAATCGGCGTCTATGGGATCGGGCTTGGGAAGGTCACGGAGTCTGCCCGGCAGACCTTGCGGTGGCCCTTACGGCCGAACGTGTACTTGGCGACCCTGGCCGTTGCGTGGTCGGTGTCCGTGAGATCCGCCTTCGTGGCCCAAGCCCCCCTGAAGCTTGTGAAGTCGATATCGAGCAGCTCCGTCCTGCCGCTCGGGTAGTGGCCGACCAACTTCACGAGTCGCAGAACGCGACACTGGACCCGGGACGAGCTCAAGTGGCCGCTGCTGACGAAGATGCCCCCGGTGCCCACGGGCGCGGATCCGTCGTAGTTGATCGTGGTCTCAAAGGACCTTCGCGCCATGGCGCTGCTGGCGAACAGCAGCACGACGGCGCCGGTCACGGCGAGCACTGCCAAGTGCCTGAATCTCACCTCTACCCCCCTTGGGTCGTCTGCTGCCTGAATTCAACCGCGACTGTATCCGGTCGAGCCGGGTCACTACCCTGTGCGCCATGGCCTCCAAGCGCCAGATCTGGGTGAAGGACGTGCCGATCGGGGGTGGAGCCCCGATCGCCGTGCAGACGATGACCAAGACCGAGACGGCGAACCTCGAGGCGACCATGTCGCAGATCCGCGAGGTCGCCGAGGCCGGCGCCGATCTCGTCCGCGTCGCGGTGCCTCGCGAAGCGGACGTGGAGGCGCTGAAGACGATCGTTGGCGCCTCACCGATCCCGGTGATCGCCGACATCCACTTCAACTACACGCTGGCGCTGAAGGCGATCGACGCCGGCGCTCACTGCATCCGGCTCAACCCGGGCAACATCGGCGGCCCCGACAAGGTGGCCCAGGTGGCCCACAAGGCGACCGCCGCCGGAGTGCCGATGCGGATCGGTGTCAATTCCGGCTCGCTGCCGAAGCACCTGCATGAGCTCGAGCGCTCCAACCCCGTGGAGGCGCTGGCGCAGGCTGCGGTGGAGTTCGTGGAGCTGATGGAGAGCCTCGATTTCGAGAACTTCAAGGTCTCGATCAAGTCGACAAGCGTCCCCAACACGATCGCTGCCAACCGGCTCCTCGCCTCGAAGATCGGCTACCCGATTCACCTCGGGATCACTGAGGCCGGAACGAAATGGTCGGGTTCGCTCAAGTCGGCCGTCGGCCTGGGCACGCTGCTCGCCGAAGGCATCGGCGACACGGTCAGGGTCAGCCTCTCCACCTTTCACGCTGCTGAAGAGGTCAAGGTGGCGTGGGAGATCCTCAAGGCCCTGGGCCTGCGGGAGCGCGGCCCCGTGCTGATCGCGTGCCCAACCTGTGGGCGGCTCCAGTTCGACATGGACACCGTGGTGACCGAGATCGAGCGGCGCCTGGAGCAGTACGCCGAGCCCATCGAGGTAGCGGTGCTCGGCTGCGCCGTGAACGGGATCGGCGAGGCCTCACATGCCGATTTCGGCATCACCGGCGCCAAGAACGAGGGGCTGATCTTCGCTCACGGGAAGCCGTTGCGAAAGGTCCCCCAGGCGGAGCTCGTCGATGCCCTGTTCGAAGAGATCGACAAGTCGCTCGATCGCGGCACGGTGGACGTGGACGATTCCAAGGCCGCCGAGGGCGCTGCGTGGCTGCGGAGGATCGAGGACGAGAACGCCGACGAGCTGACGCCCGAGCGGATTGCCGCCATGGAGGCGGCCGCCGCCCAGGAGGAGGGCAAGGACATCACCGGCGAGCCCTTCCTGAAGCCCGTCCGCAAGGGCGCCCAACTGGACGAGGAGACCTCGCCGGTCTCCGGCCGCCGCTTCACCCGCGCCTAGCGGCAGCGATCATCTAGGCTCGCCGCCCGTGAGTCGTCTCTCCAGCTACTTCCTGCCCACGCTCCGGGAGGACCCGGCCGACGCCGAGGCGCTCTCGCACAGGCTGATGGTCCGGGCCGGTCTGATCCGCCAGCTCGGATCCGGCCTTTGGACATTCCTGCCGGCCGGCTATCGGGTGGTGAAGCGGGTCGAGCAGATCATCCGTGAGGAGATGGATGCGATCGGCGGCCAGGAGATGCTGATGCCCGTCCTCCAGCCTGCGGAGCTCTGGCGGCAGACGGGACGCTACGAGATCGACGAGCTGTTCAAGCTCAAGGATCGCAAGCAGGCCGAGCTGGCGCTCGCGATGACCCACGAGGAGAACCTGACCTTCCACGTCGCCCGCGACGTCCGCTCCTACCGCGAGCTGCCGCTGATCCTGTACCACGTGCAGACCAAGGAGCGCGACGAGCCGCGGCCGCGTGCGGGCGTGCTGCGCACACGCGAGTTCACGATGAAGGACTCGTACAGCTTCGATCGCGACGCCGAGGGGCTGGGCCGCAGTTATGAGCTCCACACCCTGGCTTACGACCGCATCTTCGACCGCTGCGGCCTGCGCTGGTACAGGGTCGAGGCCGACGTCGGCATGATGGGCGGGTGGGGGGCTCATGAGTATCTGGCGCCCTGCGAGGCGGGGGAGAATGAGGTGGCGCTCGCGCCCGGCTACTCGGCAAACGTCGAAGTGGCCACCGCGGAACCGCAGGCGGTCGAGCTCCCCCCGGCCCTGGACGAGCCCCGTGAGGTCCCCACGCCCGGCCTGACCACGGTCGAGGAGGTCTCGAACGCGCTCGGCGTTCCCGCCGGCGCCGCGTTGAAGGCGCTTCCCGTGGTGACCCAGGACCGCGGCTTCCTGCTCACCCTGATCCGCGGCGATCACCGGCTCAACGAG
The genomic region above belongs to Solirubrobacterales bacterium and contains:
- a CDS encoding proline--tRNA ligase — translated: MSRLSSYFLPTLREDPADAEALSHRLMVRAGLIRQLGSGLWTFLPAGYRVVKRVEQIIREEMDAIGGQEMLMPVLQPAELWRQTGRYEIDELFKLKDRKQAELALAMTHEENLTFHVARDVRSYRELPLILYHVQTKERDEPRPRAGVLRTREFTMKDSYSFDRDAEGLGRSYELHTLAYDRIFDRCGLRWYRVEADVGMMGGWGAHEYLAPCEAGENEVALAPGYSANVEVATAEPQAVELPPALDEPREVPTPGLTTVEEVSNALGVPAGAALKALPVVTQDRGFLLTLIRGDHRLNEIKLRNALGSDFRPAHAEEIESTLGPPGFIGPVGATVPVLKDAAIQGEGYFAGANKLDAHLIGVVPGRDFPFEELDIRSVEAGDAAPGGHPIEIESAIEVGQIFKLGTRYSEPLGANYLDEEGREHPIVMGSYGIGPARTIAAAIEQGADERGIVWPRAIAPWDIHLVGLGKDGDEPTEVADRLHAQLRQTVRVVYDDRDAGPGEKLTDAELLGCPLRITVGRKGLAAGVVEAQARRSGAESQLPLAEAAAGALELLDGLD
- a CDS encoding M50 family metallopeptidase encodes the protein MSYVLAAAGFAALIILHELGHFTAAKAVGMRVERFYLFFPPAIAKVRRGETEYGIGAIPLGGFVKISGMNPDEELPPEVAHRAYYRQPVWKRIVTIAAGPAVNLLIAFVLLFGLAFGAQQVNDTVGGVEAGLPAAAHLQPGDRILAVDGKSFPDASANQRVDRYARLISDHKCPGEPSNGCRAKTPVKLTIERDGRTRTLAIKPEYDSANKRTRIGFSFGSRPVDPDVLEAAGDSARFMWEVTSQTVGVIARLFDPQERKQLSGVVGGYEVTRQAIGFGAREALTLIAVVSLSLGIINLFPFLPLDGGHIFWSLVEKVRGRPVSFSVMERAGAIGFLLVMLLFAVGLSNDIGRLTGEGFNVR
- a CDS encoding long-chain fatty acid--CoA ligase, producing the protein MGVETVVRSTERPAGLDSRTACEAFQATAAAHPDRPAIRTRGDEFTCTWGEYAARVEAIATGLAARGVRRGDSVALMLVNRPEFHFADAAVMHLGATPFSIYNTYTEEQIAHLVRDSASRVVITEQAHAGKILAARDAIDGLEEVVLVDGEPPDGAISLDQLAREEVGGFDFEATWRAVQPTDVLTLIYTSGTTGPPKGVQITHANICETVRSYDELIQFPDGGRIVSYLPMAHVAERNVSHYLPMLCGFTITCCPDPRAVMEYMPEVRPTWFFAVPRIWEKLKAGLEQMLAAAPEKERLVTQEALGAALEKVRLEQRGEEVPDDLASRVSKADELIFSKLRTHLGLDQVEACNVGAAPTPPEVIEFFHALGIPLSELWGMSETTGAGTCNPPERIKIGTIGPPAPGVEVKLAEDGEIMIKGPVVMKGYRNLPEKTAEAFTDDGFLLTGDIGEFDQEGYLRIVDRKKELIITAAGKNLSPANIEARLKQVPLVSQAVAIGDGRKYISALLTLDAEAAGAWAREHGVDPEPAALASSDELVAEVQRGVDVANGELARVEQVKRFVILPADWEPGGDELTPTMKLKRKPITEKYTSQIESLYDA
- the ispG gene encoding flavodoxin-dependent (E)-4-hydroxy-3-methylbut-2-enyl-diphosphate synthase, producing MASKRQIWVKDVPIGGGAPIAVQTMTKTETANLEATMSQIREVAEAGADLVRVAVPREADVEALKTIVGASPIPVIADIHFNYTLALKAIDAGAHCIRLNPGNIGGPDKVAQVAHKATAAGVPMRIGVNSGSLPKHLHELERSNPVEALAQAAVEFVELMESLDFENFKVSIKSTSVPNTIAANRLLASKIGYPIHLGITEAGTKWSGSLKSAVGLGTLLAEGIGDTVRVSLSTFHAAEEVKVAWEILKALGLRERGPVLIACPTCGRLQFDMDTVVTEIERRLEQYAEPIEVAVLGCAVNGIGEASHADFGITGAKNEGLIFAHGKPLRKVPQAELVDALFEEIDKSLDRGTVDVDDSKAAEGAAWLRRIEDENADELTPERIAAMEAAAAQEEGKDITGEPFLKPVRKGAQLDEETSPVSGRRFTRA
- the dxr gene encoding 1-deoxy-D-xylulose-5-phosphate reductoisomerase; its protein translation is MKKVVILGATGSIGEQALEVVSRSDELAVAGLAAASNWQRLVEQAGDHGVPAVALAEPDAALQAEGAWKGRVLVGEAGVRELIVTAEADLVLNGMVGSAGLGPTIVALSEGVDVALANKESLVVGGELVTALAEATDARIIPVDSEHSALFQLVNAEPPGHVERLVLTASGGPLRGRSNLSDVTPEEALAHPTWQMGGRITIDSATLINKGFELIEAHHLFGLGYERMEVAVHPQSIVHALVHLNDGASFAHLGLPDMRVPISYALHYPERPDVDVPTLDLAAVGELTFEKPDLETFPCLRLAREAGEAGGTAPCILNAADEVAVEAFLEGRVPFTMIAEVVERTLEALPATTPGHFEDLYGADAAARDHAQALIDGAGVL